The following are encoded in a window of Solibacillus sp. FSL R7-0668 genomic DNA:
- a CDS encoding stalk domain-containing protein, with protein MNMEKSNFINSTSRFVAIIIISLLMLSAFLVAIPKKAVASTTFYSLDEMFIKTSDAHKRQVLQASHSIYVNGEKAKVNPIVRNGQVYVPLEISVEGMGDKYELTSSENNATVTHDNSQYDFTLANAMVKVDGVKEHLHVKKSKRTTTPTGLKTIMIGSDLFVPYESLNQLFDYEVSLKKRGTAYTVIVGTQNIKEDQLSTNLEVEENPYVPNKWKESPTGLYQALNKKYPLPEGIKPFKGKSKAFTKDYKKNINILANELGFEKLADDAAILNPYSTLNSIMVSYSTKHSDYSVQINYWNAGGTERLIDNVTPYAFKEISRLFFGTAKGNEFYNLIEKGAEGNADVYKKFNKTIKVGNREVYVNALPSSLVIYISEPNKKLKL; from the coding sequence ATGAACATGGAAAAAAGTAATTTTATTAATTCAACTTCGAGATTTGTAGCAATCATTATTATAAGTTTGCTTATGTTATCAGCGTTTTTGGTAGCTATCCCCAAAAAAGCAGTAGCAAGCACCACATTTTATAGTCTTGATGAAATGTTTATAAAGACATCAGATGCACATAAACGTCAAGTATTACAGGCAAGTCATTCGATTTATGTAAATGGTGAAAAAGCGAAAGTTAATCCAATTGTACGAAATGGTCAAGTTTATGTTCCATTAGAAATTTCGGTTGAAGGTATGGGTGACAAATACGAATTAACATCAAGTGAGAATAATGCTACGGTAACGCATGATAATTCACAGTATGATTTTACGTTAGCGAATGCAATGGTCAAAGTAGATGGCGTAAAGGAACACTTACATGTTAAAAAATCTAAACGGACTACAACTCCTACGGGATTAAAAACAATCATGATTGGTTCAGATCTATTTGTCCCATACGAATCACTAAATCAACTATTCGATTATGAAGTGTCATTGAAAAAGAGAGGTACCGCGTATACGGTAATCGTTGGAACTCAAAATATTAAAGAGGACCAACTCTCAACAAATCTGGAAGTTGAAGAAAACCCTTATGTTCCAAATAAGTGGAAAGAATCTCCAACAGGACTTTATCAAGCTCTAAACAAAAAGTATCCATTACCTGAAGGCATTAAACCATTTAAGGGGAAATCAAAAGCATTTACCAAGGATTATAAGAAAAATATTAATATTCTTGCTAATGAGCTAGGTTTTGAAAAACTAGCCGACGATGCTGCCATCTTAAATCCGTATAGTACGTTAAATTCAATCATGGTATCTTACAGCACAAAGCACAGTGATTATTCAGTACAGATCAATTATTGGAATGCTGGTGGTACAGAACGACTAATTGATAACGTAACCCCTTATGCGTTTAAGGAAATTTCAAGATTATTTTTTGGGACTGCTAAAGGCAATGAATTCTACAATTTAATTGAAAAAGGTGCAGAAGGAAATGCAGATGTATACAAAAAATTCAACAAAACAATTAAAGTTGGAAATCGTGAAGTATATGTAAATGCACTACCATCATCATTGGTGATTTATATCTCTGAACCAAATAAAAAACTGAAATTGTAG
- a CDS encoding S8 family peptidase — translation MRNNQNQISKMKEALNRVLKSKKVQSRALVIGLAVLGASLASPSYSLANEKTSEVRITTKTNIGDAELVDTKGATYEVDQNKRFEVLVMYKNLEGLEYAEKIGKPVLGGDDLKVFNIVKIKTNNAGLKKLQKNKNILSAEINVRVEVKKQGSTMESTHSKVYEVRPGEHASWAYKHMNIQEAYKKDVTGKGVKIAIADSGVAGHSDLKIVDQHIVNDNVSNLTDNNGHGTHVAGIVGAADNGSGAIGVAPNVQMYSIKLDDDEGKLYASDMLDGLRWALENNIDIYNASFGNSLNSPIYQAAIDAAYEKGLMIVAATGNESEGKVGFPAAYDNVIAVGSIGSNGTLEYYSNYGPEVDFVAPGSIITSTSNKGDFETRSGTSMATPLVSGVLALLMEEFPNQTADWYYNALKDMSKDVESPGFDNKSGHGMPQYEPSEIKDEVEENNDEITSVEDLPINEQRIYELVWDYINDPSGKPASQRPKDFERAEELVELITPSIVRDKLIEQLHKEDYAKDIALSTGEKYEKKLPQTIEELPYEERRYATQVERYLEEMKETTRESRFEYYKNRVTNMIKDKLSPSPVLDRLLAEAHKYGAVLDVPYSNGSKYNGVVYDFDDLQKPSEVIPPIEKPDEVKPIVPTPPEVNVGEETSVRHLPKEQQEYYKRAEYYLDRVHARNGETMLEQAAIFVSYINASPIRDRILARVHQYGGLLDVPYSNGYFYQGVVTKPWEKYNNSNVGNGGNTGNGGNTGNGGNTGNGGNTGNGGNTGNGGNTGNDGNTGNDGNTGNDGNTGNDGNTGNDGNTGNGGSTDTPYDPPKEIADSYLALIKETLDRDIERLRLRPYSYVSQMNFEADMLKIPKEYPEMTKYYRDLYNSIVSN, via the coding sequence GTGCGGAACAATCAAAATCAAATTTCTAAAATGAAAGAAGCTTTGAATCGTGTTTTAAAAAGCAAAAAAGTTCAAAGTAGGGCATTGGTTATTGGCTTAGCTGTATTAGGAGCCAGCTTAGCAAGCCCATCCTATTCACTTGCAAATGAAAAAACATCAGAAGTACGTATAACGACAAAAACAAATATCGGTGACGCTGAATTAGTGGATACGAAAGGTGCAACATATGAAGTAGATCAAAATAAGCGTTTTGAAGTTCTTGTTATGTATAAGAATTTAGAAGGTTTAGAGTATGCTGAAAAAATTGGTAAGCCAGTTCTTGGTGGCGATGATTTAAAGGTTTTTAATATCGTTAAAATCAAAACGAATAATGCTGGGTTAAAGAAGTTGCAAAAAAATAAAAATATTCTCTCTGCTGAAATTAATGTACGTGTTGAAGTGAAAAAGCAAGGTTCAACAATGGAATCAACACATTCAAAGGTATATGAAGTACGTCCAGGAGAACATGCATCATGGGCTTATAAGCATATGAATATTCAAGAAGCTTATAAAAAGGATGTAACAGGTAAAGGGGTCAAAATAGCAATTGCCGATTCAGGTGTAGCTGGACATTCAGACTTAAAAATTGTAGATCAGCATATTGTAAATGATAATGTATCGAATCTAACAGACAATAATGGTCATGGTACACATGTAGCAGGTATTGTCGGTGCAGCAGACAATGGCAGTGGTGCAATTGGTGTTGCTCCAAATGTTCAAATGTATTCGATTAAATTAGATGATGACGAGGGTAAACTTTATGCATCAGATATGTTAGATGGATTACGTTGGGCTTTAGAGAATAATATTGACATTTACAATGCTAGTTTTGGAAACTCATTAAATTCCCCAATTTATCAAGCTGCAATTGATGCTGCATACGAAAAAGGATTAATGATTGTGGCGGCTACAGGTAATGAAAGTGAAGGTAAAGTTGGATTTCCTGCTGCGTATGACAATGTCATTGCAGTCGGTTCAATTGGAAGTAATGGAACATTAGAATATTACTCAAACTATGGTCCTGAAGTTGATTTTGTTGCTCCAGGTTCTATCATTACAAGTACATCTAATAAAGGTGATTTTGAAACTCGTTCAGGTACGTCAATGGCTACTCCATTAGTATCGGGCGTGTTGGCATTATTAATGGAAGAATTTCCAAACCAAACAGCTGATTGGTATTATAATGCATTAAAGGATATGTCAAAAGATGTAGAATCTCCAGGCTTTGATAATAAGTCAGGTCATGGTATGCCTCAATATGAGCCATCTGAAATTAAGGATGAAGTTGAAGAAAATAATGATGAAATTACATCGGTAGAAGATTTGCCGATAAATGAGCAGCGTATTTATGAGTTAGTATGGGATTATATTAATGATCCGTCAGGGAAGCCAGCGAGTCAACGTCCAAAAGACTTTGAGCGTGCGGAAGAATTAGTAGAATTAATTACGCCTTCTATTGTGCGAGATAAGTTGATCGAGCAATTGCATAAAGAAGATTATGCAAAGGATATTGCTTTATCAACAGGTGAAAAGTATGAGAAAAAATTGCCTCAAACAATTGAGGAATTGCCTTATGAAGAAAGACGTTATGCCACTCAGGTAGAGCGTTATCTTGAAGAAATGAAAGAGACGACACGTGAAAGTCGATTTGAATATTATAAAAATCGTGTGACGAATATGATTAAGGATAAGTTATCTCCATCACCTGTTTTAGACAGACTTTTAGCAGAGGCTCATAAGTATGGAGCTGTTTTAGATGTTCCGTATTCAAATGGCAGTAAGTATAACGGAGTGGTTTATGATTTTGATGATTTACAAAAACCATCAGAGGTCATTCCGCCAATTGAAAAGCCTGATGAAGTGAAGCCAATCGTGCCAACACCTCCTGAAGTGAATGTTGGGGAAGAAACAAGTGTGCGTCATTTACCTAAAGAGCAGCAAGAATATTATAAACGAGCAGAATATTACCTTGATCGAGTACATGCGAGAAATGGTGAAACGATGCTTGAACAAGCTGCGATTTTTGTGTCATACATTAATGCATCGCCTATTAGAGATCGAATTTTAGCTAGAGTTCATCAATATGGTGGATTGTTAGATGTTCCTTACTCTAATGGTTATTTCTATCAAGGTGTTGTTACGAAGCCCTGGGAGAAATACAATAATTCGAATGTAGGCAATGGTGGTAACACTGGCAATGGTGGTAACACAGGAAACGGTGGTAACACTGGCAATGGTGGCAACACTGGCAATGGTGGCAACACTGGCAATGGTGGTAACACTGGCAATGATGGTAACACTGGCAATGATGGTAACACTGGCAATGATGGTAACACTGGCAATGATGGTAACACTGGCAATGATGGTAACACAGGAAACGGTGGCTCAACAGATACTCCGTATGATCCTCCGAAAGAAATTGCAGATTCTTATTTGGCTTTAATTAAAGAGACATTGGATAGAGATATTGAAAGATTACGTTTAAGACCTTATTCATATGTTTCTCAAATGAACTTTGAAGCAGATATGCTGAAGATACCAAAAGAATATCCTGAAATGACAAAATATTATCGTGATCTTTACAATAGTATCGTTTCAAACTAA
- a CDS encoding helix-turn-helix domain-containing protein has translation MEQTIEKSIEEKIENLITQSLEKRLGEIIGQNNELVAKEWLNVQETCDYIGISYKNLQKLIDQGLKCISIGRSKRFSRTEINHFLKNTQA, from the coding sequence ATGGAACAAACTATTGAAAAATCAATCGAAGAAAAAATTGAAAACTTAATTACACAAAGCCTTGAAAAAAGACTTGGCGAAATAATTGGACAGAATAATGAGCTTGTAGCTAAAGAATGGTTAAACGTTCAAGAAACTTGCGATTATATCGGAATTTCCTATAAAAATTTACAAAAGCTTATTGATCAAGGTCTTAAATGTATTTCAATTGGTCGCAGCAAGCGATTCTCCAGAACGGAAATCAATCACTTTTTAAAAAATACACAAGCATAA
- a CDS encoding tyrosine-type recombinase/integrase produces MTTMEKAVKEYMKRGVPHYMVKMYGGIDPITKKQIDITKRGFKTKTEAKAFYAQKQAEMLQRNDTDNPDLTFEQFYHTDYEEYLHNCSLEKSTLGKIKGIFKNHILPFYGDLKLKNISYQDTLRSFEVWKEKLQKPSKVAIELNKCLEQAAHNDYIPKNPVKLGGLRSWEKKEERKRVNAQGDKLFYTLDEIDLFIQKLKTTDDISKIASFLLLVNLGLRKGELLALQWQDIDFQNKTIHIHQAVGMDELNKPYIKATKNFLVRTLDIDEETFQALLKWQELQAEQLKWQSLEHQGDKQFIFPNNKNTFYTNSKLNTWLKKFQIQHGLKLVSIHGLRHSCATRIYYQTKDIKFVQHFLGHTDMATTVDTYIHCIPEIGSMLVKGFNRTA; encoded by the coding sequence ATGACAACAATGGAAAAAGCAGTTAAAGAATATATGAAAAGAGGCGTTCCTCATTATATGGTGAAAATGTATGGGGGTATCGATCCTATTACGAAAAAACAAATCGACATTACAAAGCGTGGTTTTAAAACAAAAACTGAAGCAAAAGCTTTTTATGCCCAAAAACAAGCGGAAATGCTACAACGAAATGATACTGATAATCCAGACCTTACATTTGAGCAATTCTATCATACTGACTATGAAGAATACCTTCATAATTGTTCCCTCGAAAAAAGTACTTTAGGGAAAATTAAAGGGATTTTCAAAAACCACATCCTACCTTTTTACGGAGATTTAAAGCTTAAAAATATTTCTTACCAAGATACTTTGCGGTCTTTTGAAGTATGGAAAGAAAAATTACAAAAACCATCAAAGGTAGCAATCGAACTAAATAAATGCTTAGAACAGGCTGCCCATAACGATTACATTCCGAAAAATCCCGTTAAACTTGGTGGTTTACGATCATGGGAAAAAAAAGAAGAAAGAAAGAGAGTCAATGCACAAGGTGATAAATTGTTCTATACATTAGATGAAATAGATTTATTTATTCAAAAGCTAAAAACAACAGATGATATTTCAAAAATTGCAAGTTTCCTCTTGCTTGTAAATTTAGGCTTACGCAAAGGAGAGCTTCTTGCACTACAATGGCAAGATATTGATTTTCAAAATAAAACAATCCATATTCATCAAGCAGTTGGTATGGACGAATTGAATAAGCCTTATATTAAAGCTACGAAGAACTTTTTAGTAAGAACACTTGATATTGATGAGGAAACTTTCCAAGCACTATTAAAATGGCAGGAGCTCCAAGCAGAACAATTAAAGTGGCAAAGTCTTGAGCATCAAGGTGATAAGCAGTTTATCTTCCCAAACAATAAAAATACTTTTTATACTAACAGCAAGTTAAATACCTGGTTAAAAAAGTTCCAAATCCAACACGGACTAAAACTTGTTTCAATTCACGGCTTACGTCACAGTTGTGCTACTCGTATCTATTATCAAACGAAAGATATAAAATTCGTTCAACATTTCTTAGGTCACACAGACATGGCAACAACGGTAGATACGTATATTCATTGCATTCCCGAAATAGGCAGTATGTTAGTAAAAGGTTTTAATCGTACTGCATAA
- a CDS encoding recombinase family protein: MGRVIGYCRVSTEDQNLDMQEQAIEKYAKEKGLELIIYVEKISSRKVERQELEHAMKAAANGDLFVVFKLDRLARSTKELFTLTGELNEKGVEFVSINDAFDTTTPTGKAMFGMLAVFAEFERDIIQQRTKAGLESARKRGRIGGRPAIDDKVKKHVRALFEAGESATDIAKEYGIGRATVYKIIKNN; this comes from the coding sequence ATGGGACGAGTAATAGGATATTGTCGTGTAAGTACGGAAGATCAAAATTTAGATATGCAGGAGCAAGCCATTGAAAAATATGCTAAAGAAAAAGGATTAGAACTAATCATATATGTAGAAAAGATTTCTAGTCGTAAAGTAGAAAGACAAGAACTTGAACATGCAATGAAAGCTGCGGCTAATGGGGATTTATTTGTTGTGTTTAAATTAGATCGTTTAGCTAGAAGCACGAAAGAGCTATTTACATTAACAGGTGAATTAAATGAGAAGGGAGTAGAGTTTGTTTCAATTAATGATGCATTTGATACAACTACTCCAACAGGTAAAGCTATGTTTGGTATGTTAGCTGTATTTGCTGAATTTGAAAGGGATATTATTCAACAGAGGACAAAGGCTGGGTTAGAAAGTGCTAGAAAACGTGGGCGTATTGGAGGCAGACCAGCTATTGATGATAAAGTAAAGAAGCATGTACGAGCATTGTTTGAAGCAGGAGAAAGTGCTACAGATATTGCAAAGGAGTATGGGATTGGTAGGGCAACCGTGTATAAAATTATTAAAAATAATTAA
- a CDS encoding Z1 domain-containing protein — protein sequence MMNYLIYDPLIQIGIKQIKRKSLSENDITKESDKIVDRIAAFMKESAAELIRNNPELTKHIKNCIQEQINTTQEIASTMVCDEWKTIAVEEFKEKWKRFEAYKNVLKSEGLPEKVLKTLNVDTNNVLKFLPELWKEKVFHVFGMVVGLVQSGKTNHMMALINKLFDLNTDFIVALAGANNTLRNQLQERGERHVTGYNSSTKQFNPLYAYLKDNQIDAVISGTAQDLIDFTKGKPMVIQSGDLSIQWTHVIRYEPGKKYLFIIKKLPNVLETLTKWFKDQVFYHKPSKKCRKVTMVILDDESDYYSLNTKDDGETTSTNRYIRELLDLFDRSIYIGYTATPFANIFISNDPPDRQIADFDLFPRHFIQCISTPTNYIGFNHFFGTPISRAGLLPFIDEIEEYDDDEKEYFDLKGKMLFMPPSLKRALHQYLFNGGICKLRGYGRMHHTMLVHTNIRKTPHKSVVKFLNDYIDNLINDVKLEDASYFWSEINDIYQDSINKNQKVNDYQKKQGLQKYDLSFSFDEILSAVKEYLISRQSKVIMVNSDSDDSLNYDAYPDGLHAIAVGGTILSRGYTLKGLSVSYFTRQSSQADLMLQCCRWFGYHELYKDLIRLFTTKTVLDVMCYASGITVQLFEQFQEMCVRGQTPLEFGFAIQEKRGLLATSRNKMLSSISTRDKLLYRTDFDDAIFPINNNNLEARIERINTLIQEFGEPVKHDGVFLYPKVDVGTFSNWIRLWPNIGNNRSLPGEQLAILLNTLHNEGKLSSIDVGLVTIKRSEKSGKYTFSKNVEVVLAERNKIVYTPETGIFELPQGRAVSVRHYQYGLSDQEIRTVEELSGTTFKDRATPESKVVSRVRWESPSGPRALFLIYVFNSDSINSSLEKEYGIKNGIRVPAVGYHLLLPTPKDSKQLRVNEIYQENYRKVFNALLNENKRKVALHEDETESSA from the coding sequence ATGATGAATTATTTAATTTATGACCCATTAATTCAGATAGGGATTAAACAGATTAAACGCAAATCACTATCAGAAAATGATATTACTAAGGAATCCGATAAGATAGTTGATAGGATAGCGGCCTTTATGAAAGAAAGTGCCGCTGAACTAATAAGAAATAACCCTGAGCTTACAAAACACATTAAGAATTGCATCCAGGAACAAATCAATACGACTCAAGAAATAGCCTCTACGATGGTTTGTGATGAATGGAAAACAATAGCTGTCGAAGAATTTAAAGAAAAATGGAAAAGGTTTGAAGCATATAAAAATGTTTTAAAAAGCGAGGGTTTGCCCGAAAAAGTATTAAAAACTTTAAATGTTGATACAAATAACGTCCTGAAATTCCTACCTGAATTATGGAAAGAAAAGGTTTTTCACGTATTTGGGATGGTGGTGGGCTTAGTACAAAGTGGCAAAACAAATCACATGATGGCTCTAATAAATAAATTATTTGATTTGAATACCGATTTTATTGTTGCTTTAGCAGGTGCTAACAATACTTTACGGAATCAATTACAAGAACGTGGAGAGAGACATGTAACTGGTTATAACTCAAGTACAAAGCAATTTAATCCGTTATATGCATACTTGAAAGACAATCAGATAGATGCAGTCATTAGTGGCACTGCCCAAGATTTAATTGATTTTACAAAAGGCAAACCTATGGTTATTCAAAGTGGTGATTTGTCCATACAATGGACACATGTAATCCGATATGAACCTGGGAAAAAGTATCTCTTTATTATTAAAAAACTACCAAACGTTCTTGAAACCCTTACAAAATGGTTTAAAGACCAGGTGTTTTACCATAAACCTTCAAAGAAATGCCGTAAAGTGACGATGGTGATTCTGGATGACGAAAGTGATTATTATAGCCTCAATACAAAGGATGATGGGGAAACGACATCAACTAACCGATATATAAGAGAACTACTGGATTTATTTGATCGGAGTATCTATATTGGTTATACTGCCACACCTTTCGCAAATATATTCATATCAAATGATCCACCAGATCGGCAGATTGCTGACTTTGATCTATTCCCAAGACATTTTATCCAATGCATTAGTACACCTACAAATTATATAGGGTTTAATCATTTTTTTGGTACACCCATTTCTAGAGCAGGCTTATTACCTTTTATTGATGAAATTGAAGAGTATGACGATGATGAAAAAGAGTATTTTGATTTGAAGGGTAAAATGTTATTTATGCCACCCAGCCTAAAACGAGCCCTGCATCAATATCTATTTAATGGCGGTATATGCAAACTTCGTGGGTATGGAAGAATGCATCATACAATGTTAGTTCATACCAATATCAGAAAAACCCCTCATAAAAGTGTAGTGAAGTTTTTGAATGATTATATTGATAATCTGATTAACGATGTAAAACTTGAAGATGCTTCTTATTTTTGGAGCGAAATAAATGATATTTACCAAGATTCAATAAATAAGAATCAAAAGGTAAATGATTATCAGAAAAAACAAGGTTTACAAAAATACGATTTGAGCTTTTCATTTGATGAAATCCTAAGTGCGGTTAAGGAGTACCTTATCAGTCGACAATCTAAGGTCATAATGGTCAATTCTGATAGCGATGATAGTTTGAATTATGATGCATATCCTGATGGTCTCCATGCTATTGCAGTTGGAGGTACCATTTTATCAAGGGGTTATACCTTAAAAGGTTTATCTGTCAGTTATTTTACAAGACAAAGTTCGCAGGCAGATTTAATGCTCCAATGTTGCCGATGGTTTGGATACCATGAATTGTATAAGGACCTTATCAGATTATTCACCACCAAGACAGTCCTAGATGTCATGTGCTACGCTAGTGGTATTACAGTGCAGTTATTTGAGCAATTTCAGGAAATGTGCGTTAGGGGGCAAACACCTCTGGAATTTGGATTTGCAATTCAAGAAAAACGAGGTCTATTAGCTACCTCACGGAATAAAATGCTATCCAGTATATCTACTCGTGATAAACTCCTATATCGTACTGATTTTGATGATGCTATATTCCCAATTAATAATAATAATCTTGAAGCCCGTATAGAAAGAATAAATACTCTTATTCAAGAGTTTGGCGAACCGGTAAAACATGATGGTGTCTTTTTATATCCAAAAGTTGATGTGGGCACATTTTCAAATTGGATTAGACTCTGGCCTAACATTGGTAACAATCGTAGTTTACCAGGGGAGCAGCTCGCTATACTACTAAATACCTTGCACAACGAGGGCAAGTTAAGCAGTATCGATGTGGGGTTAGTAACTATTAAAAGAAGTGAAAAAAGCGGGAAATATACCTTTTCAAAAAATGTAGAAGTAGTACTGGCTGAGCGGAATAAGATAGTATATACCCCTGAAACTGGAATATTTGAACTTCCACAGGGACGTGCAGTATCAGTCCGACATTATCAATATGGATTATCTGATCAAGAAATTAGAACAGTAGAAGAACTTAGTGGAACAACTTTCAAAGATAGAGCCACTCCAGAATCAAAAGTGGTGAGCAGGGTAAGGTGGGAAAGCCCATCGGGTCCAAGGGCTCTTTTTCTTATTTACGTGTTTAATTCTGACAGTATTAATTCAAGCCTTGAAAAAGAATACGGAATCAAAAACGGAATTCGTGTACCTGCAGTTGGATACCATTTATTACTGCCAACGCCTAAAGATAGTAAACAACTACGTGTTAATGAAATTTATCAAGAAAATTATCGAAAAGTTTTTAATGCCTTATTAAATGAAAATAAAAGAAAGGTTGCCTTGCATGAAGATGAAACTGAATCATCTGCTTAA
- a CDS encoding PD-(D/E)XK motif protein, giving the protein MKMKLNHLLNEVTGDGSRMFYRKIPNIPIHVMIGDGVTHVFIRFKFENEYSLPTLSCKGITSKTDINTFTLISSFRDSDLLLSLAADLLQPNQQSLFENYQEEKYVVWLRHQLLRWVSYYKSTSNEVMSKEIQLGLLGELKKLINYLKDGKSLSCWRGPFGDHHDFHCVNHHSEVKSRLVTSKELIKVNGTEQLHHDGKLFLVVLHFIEHNDGETIYNLVDQIIPLLSAEDIEEFYELLSYVGELPSEEKTYSFTLLLEETYMVQKGFPRQPLVEGTLDVTYKIPLKTIKNFLIKRIDLEMDTNFNQLFTG; this is encoded by the coding sequence ATGAAGATGAAACTGAATCATCTGCTTAATGAAGTAACTGGGGACGGTAGTCGTATGTTTTACCGCAAGATTCCCAATATTCCAATCCATGTAATGATAGGTGATGGAGTTACACACGTTTTTATCCGTTTTAAATTTGAGAATGAATATTCTTTACCTACGTTGTCCTGCAAAGGAATCACCTCAAAAACGGACATCAATACATTTACACTAATCTCTTCATTTAGGGATAGTGATCTGCTGCTTAGTTTGGCAGCAGATCTTTTACAGCCTAATCAACAATCATTATTTGAAAATTATCAGGAAGAGAAATATGTTGTATGGCTTCGTCACCAATTGTTACGTTGGGTATCCTATTATAAAAGCACATCAAATGAGGTAATGAGCAAGGAAATACAATTAGGTCTTTTAGGCGAGTTAAAAAAACTAATCAATTATTTGAAAGATGGTAAATCACTTTCGTGTTGGAGAGGACCTTTTGGGGACCATCATGATTTTCATTGTGTAAATCACCACTCGGAAGTAAAATCACGTTTAGTTACATCAAAGGAGCTAATAAAAGTAAACGGAACAGAACAGCTACATCATGATGGAAAATTGTTTTTAGTTGTTCTTCATTTTATTGAACATAATGATGGAGAAACTATCTATAACTTAGTTGACCAAATTATCCCATTATTATCAGCTGAGGATATAGAAGAATTTTATGAATTACTCTCGTATGTAGGGGAACTTCCATCTGAGGAAAAAACTTATAGTTTTACACTGTTATTAGAAGAAACATACATGGTGCAGAAAGGATTCCCTCGGCAACCTCTCGTTGAAGGAACACTGGATGTAACTTATAAGATTCCTTTGAAAACAATAAAAAACTTTTTAATTAAACGTATTGATTTAGAAATGGATACCAACTTTAACCAGTTGTTTACAGGTTAA
- a CDS encoding cyclic-phosphate processing receiver domain-containing protein, whose amino-acid sequence MGTQKINLYVDDLRDCPSGFVVARTFQEAIHLLETHEVAILSLDHDLGEDLQGNLLPTGYDLVKYICEKGLRANKIYIHTDNPVGRENMYQTLHGAKRRGFIDSDIEIYHYPITENKYTE is encoded by the coding sequence TTGGGTACACAAAAGATAAATCTTTATGTTGATGATTTAAGAGATTGTCCGAGTGGTTTTGTTGTGGCAAGAACGTTTCAAGAAGCAATTCACTTACTTGAAACTCACGAAGTAGCTATACTTTCTCTTGACCATGATTTAGGAGAGGATCTACAAGGTAATCTATTGCCAACGGGTTATGACTTAGTAAAATATATTTGTGAAAAAGGATTACGGGCAAACAAAATATATATTCATACGGATAACCCTGTTGGTAGAGAGAATATGTATCAAACACTGCATGGAGCAAAGCGAAGAGGTTTCATTGATTCAGATATTGAAATTTACCACTATCCTATTACCGAAAATAAATATACCGAATGA